Proteins from one Mycobacterium adipatum genomic window:
- the glgP gene encoding alpha-glucan family phosphorylase, which yields MKALRRFTVRAHLPERLSVLERLSVNLRWSWDKPTQDLFAAIDGRLWDQVGADPVALLGAVSPQRLDELAADDEFLRRVDARAADLDDYLSRPRWYQQQAGDGVRLPNGIAYFSMEFGVAEVLPNYSGGLGILAGDHLKSASDLGLPLIAVGLYYRSGYFRQSLTADGWQHETYPSLDPQGLPLRLLTDRSGQPVLIELAMPDGAQLFAHVWIAQVGRIPLLLLDSDIGENTHELRGVTDRLYGGDQEHRIKQEILAGIGGVRAIRAYTEVEGLPAPEVFHMNEGHAGFLGVERIRELIDAGLDFDTALTVVRSSTVFTTHTPVPAGIDRFPVEMVTRYFGGNTPLLPGVPLDRVIAFGAEDDPAKFNMAHMGLRLAQRANGVSLLHGRVSREMFNELWPGFDPGEVPIGSITNGVHAPTWAAPQWVELARDLIGSDDLGALSEADTWHKLQQVDAGHLWRIRSELRALLIEDVRVRLRRSWLERGASEAELGWIATAFDPNVLTVGFARRVPTYKRLTLMLRDPDRLEKLLLDADRPVQLIVAGKSHPADDGGKALIQQIVRFADRAEVRHRIAFLPDYDMSMARMLYWGCDVWLNNPLRPLEACGTSGMKSALNGGLNLSIRDGWWDEWYDGENGWEIPTAGGLADESRRDDIEASALYELLESSVTTKFYDRDQHGVPSRWVEMVRHTLQALGPKVLASRMVRDYTEKYYAPAAQSLRATIEPAGDATGVPFGAARQLAAYRQRAQQEWPKIQITDVDSYGLPDTPLIGSELTLTASVYLAGLAPDEVVVQAVLGRVDDGDVLQNPVSVTMTHTGMAGGNQVFSTTTPLPIAGPVGYTVRVLPHHRLLAGHNELALVTLA from the coding sequence GACCAGGTCGGCGCGGACCCGGTGGCCCTGTTGGGTGCGGTGAGTCCGCAGCGGCTCGACGAGCTCGCGGCCGACGACGAGTTCCTCCGGCGCGTGGACGCGCGCGCGGCGGACCTGGACGACTATCTGAGCCGCCCGCGCTGGTATCAGCAGCAGGCCGGAGATGGGGTGCGGCTGCCCAACGGCATCGCCTACTTCTCCATGGAGTTCGGTGTCGCCGAGGTGCTGCCCAACTATTCCGGTGGCCTGGGCATCCTGGCCGGTGACCATCTGAAATCTGCGTCGGATCTGGGGTTGCCGCTGATCGCGGTGGGACTGTACTACCGATCGGGCTACTTCCGGCAGTCGTTGACCGCCGACGGGTGGCAGCACGAAACGTACCCGTCGCTGGATCCGCAGGGATTGCCGCTGCGGCTGCTGACCGATCGCAGCGGGCAGCCCGTGCTCATCGAGTTGGCGATGCCCGACGGTGCCCAGCTGTTCGCGCACGTGTGGATTGCCCAGGTGGGGCGAATCCCGTTGCTGCTGCTCGACTCTGATATCGGCGAGAACACCCACGAACTCCGGGGGGTGACCGACCGGCTGTACGGCGGCGATCAGGAGCACCGGATCAAGCAGGAGATCCTGGCCGGGATCGGCGGTGTCCGCGCCATCCGGGCGTACACCGAGGTCGAGGGGCTGCCGGCGCCCGAGGTGTTCCACATGAACGAGGGGCATGCCGGCTTCCTGGGCGTCGAGCGGATCCGCGAGCTGATCGACGCCGGACTCGACTTCGACACCGCGCTCACGGTGGTGCGCTCCTCCACGGTGTTCACCACCCATACCCCGGTGCCCGCCGGTATCGACCGCTTCCCGGTCGAGATGGTCACCCGGTACTTCGGGGGCAACACGCCGCTGTTGCCCGGTGTACCGCTGGATCGGGTGATCGCGTTCGGTGCCGAGGACGATCCGGCGAAGTTCAACATGGCGCACATGGGCCTGCGCCTGGCGCAGCGGGCCAACGGGGTGTCGCTGCTGCACGGGCGGGTGAGCCGGGAGATGTTCAACGAGCTGTGGCCGGGCTTCGACCCGGGCGAGGTACCTATCGGATCGATCACCAATGGTGTGCACGCGCCGACCTGGGCGGCGCCGCAGTGGGTGGAGTTGGCGCGCGACCTGATCGGCAGCGATGACCTCGGCGCGCTCAGTGAGGCGGACACCTGGCACAAACTTCAGCAGGTCGACGCCGGGCACCTGTGGCGGATCCGCTCCGAGCTACGGGCGCTGCTCATCGAGGATGTGCGGGTCCGGCTACGCCGGTCCTGGCTGGAGCGGGGTGCCTCGGAGGCCGAACTGGGTTGGATTGCAACGGCATTCGACCCGAATGTGCTTACCGTCGGGTTCGCCCGCCGGGTACCCACCTACAAGCGGCTGACCTTGATGCTGCGCGACCCGGACCGTCTGGAGAAGTTGCTGCTCGACGCCGACCGGCCGGTGCAGTTGATCGTGGCGGGCAAGTCGCATCCGGCTGACGACGGCGGTAAGGCCCTGATCCAGCAGATCGTGCGGTTCGCCGACCGCGCCGAGGTGCGGCACCGGATCGCCTTCCTGCCGGACTACGACATGTCGATGGCCAGAATGCTGTACTGGGGCTGCGATGTTTGGCTGAACAACCCGTTGCGCCCGCTGGAGGCCTGCGGCACGTCGGGGATGAAGAGTGCGCTCAACGGCGGGCTGAACCTGTCCATCCGGGACGGTTGGTGGGATGAGTGGTACGACGGCGAGAACGGGTGGGAGATCCCGACCGCCGGCGGACTCGCCGATGAGAGCCGCCGCGACGATATCGAGGCCAGCGCGCTGTATGAACTGCTCGAATCCTCGGTGACCACCAAATTCTACGATCGCGACCAGCATGGCGTGCCGTCCCGGTGGGTGGAGATGGTGCGCCACACGCTGCAGGCCCTCGGACCCAAGGTGCTCGCCTCGCGGATGGTCCGCGATTACACCGAGAAGTACTACGCGCCGGCCGCGCAGTCGCTGCGTGCCACCATCGAACCCGCCGGTGACGCCACCGGGGTGCCATTCGGCGCGGCCCGCCAGCTCGCGGCCTATCGCCAACGCGCACAACAGGAATGGCCCAAGATCCAGATCACCGATGTGGACAGCTACGGCCTGCCCGATACGCCGCTGATCGGCAGTGAACTCACCCTCACCGCGTCGGTGTACCTGGCCGGGCTGGCCCCCGACGAGGTGGTCGTGCAGGCCGTCCTCGGGCGGGTCGACGACGGCGACGTCCTGCAGAATCCGGTGTCGGTGACGATGACGCACACCGGAATGGCAGGCGGCAATCAGGTTTTCTCGACGACCACGCCGTTGCCGATCGCCGGTCCGGTGGGCTACACCGTGCGGGTGCTGCCGCACCACCGGCTGCTGGCCGGGCACAACGAACTGGCGCTGGTCACACTGGCATGA
- a CDS encoding virginiamycin B lyase: MSILSVEIAGGPYALAAGPDSTMWVTLVHSGALARVSADGTVETFGVAPGSKPSIITAGPDGALWFTRNGDDRISRITADGVLDDVELPSGSGPFGIVAGPGRALWFTATNSGVIGRVDLDGTVTEVAHPGGMPSMITTGPDGALWFTLNEANAIGRLEPSGALTVREVPTRRGGPVGIAATHDDAIWFTEILADKIGRIPTDEAIQELDLPGKPHAVVADPSGGVWVSLWGASQVARITADGEVSTVDLIPGGEPHGLAVQRDGNGATALWVAMEAGYLWRLPVG, encoded by the coding sequence ATGAGCATCCTGTCGGTCGAGATCGCCGGCGGGCCGTACGCGCTGGCCGCCGGGCCCGACTCGACCATGTGGGTCACCCTGGTGCACAGTGGAGCGCTAGCCCGGGTGAGCGCGGACGGCACCGTCGAGACGTTCGGTGTCGCGCCGGGCAGTAAGCCCTCGATCATCACCGCCGGTCCCGACGGCGCCCTGTGGTTCACCCGCAACGGGGATGACCGGATCAGCCGGATCACCGCCGATGGCGTGCTCGATGACGTCGAACTGCCCTCCGGCAGCGGTCCTTTCGGAATCGTGGCCGGGCCGGGGCGGGCGTTGTGGTTCACCGCGACGAACTCCGGCGTGATCGGCCGGGTCGACCTCGACGGCACCGTCACCGAGGTGGCACACCCCGGTGGGATGCCGTCGATGATCACCACGGGGCCCGACGGCGCCCTCTGGTTCACCCTCAACGAGGCCAACGCCATCGGCCGGCTCGAGCCCTCCGGAGCGCTGACCGTGCGCGAGGTGCCGACGCGCAGGGGCGGGCCGGTCGGGATCGCCGCCACCCACGACGACGCCATCTGGTTCACCGAGATCCTCGCCGACAAGATCGGGCGGATCCCGACCGATGAGGCCATTCAGGAACTCGATCTGCCCGGCAAGCCGCACGCGGTGGTCGCCGACCCGTCCGGTGGCGTGTGGGTCAGCCTGTGGGGCGCAAGCCAGGTCGCCCGGATCACCGCCGACGGTGAGGTGAGCACCGTCGACCTGATTCCCGGCGGCGAACCGCACGGCTTGGCCGTCCAACGCGACGGCAACGGTGCAACGGCACTGTGGGTGGCGATGGAGGCCGGATATCTGTGGCGGCTGCCGGTCGGCTGA
- a CDS encoding MspA family porin codes for MFAPAINPALEPPITAVAAPAVATLPPAAPPQAHGLVSSPPPVTTQTPDGWRLTLGAADETQLVSAPLTTALSSRSYVVGGTFKGNISGPEGGDPPEGVLEVGYQIGCGIDMSTSNGVTVTGTVGASPSVGLAGVDVGSPALDGLIPVLTTPVTGGVAVGLKPGIINIVPVTEKEFAGSNPWVLVSNFQVKIDGCVGQSFIRSYAFLTRSTDESDSVLAYYGETKVV; via the coding sequence GTGTTCGCCCCCGCCATCAATCCCGCCCTGGAACCTCCGATCACCGCGGTCGCCGCGCCCGCGGTCGCGACGCTCCCACCTGCGGCCCCGCCGCAGGCGCACGGCCTGGTGTCCTCGCCGCCGCCGGTCACCACCCAGACGCCGGACGGCTGGCGGCTGACACTGGGCGCGGCCGACGAGACCCAATTGGTCTCGGCGCCGTTGACCACCGCGTTGTCATCGCGCAGCTATGTCGTCGGCGGCACCTTCAAGGGCAACATCAGCGGACCGGAGGGCGGCGATCCCCCGGAGGGAGTGTTGGAGGTCGGCTATCAGATCGGGTGCGGCATCGATATGAGTACCTCCAACGGTGTCACCGTCACCGGCACCGTGGGAGCGTCCCCCTCGGTCGGCCTGGCCGGCGTCGATGTCGGGTCACCCGCGTTGGACGGGTTGATCCCGGTGCTGACCACGCCGGTGACCGGTGGCGTGGCCGTCGGCCTGAAACCGGGCATCATCAACATTGTCCCGGTCACCGAGAAGGAGTTCGCCGGGTCCAACCCGTGGGTACTGGTCAGCAACTTCCAGGTCAAGATCGACGGCTGTGTGGGTCAATCCTTCATCCGCTCGTATGCTTTC